One window of Phycisphaeraceae bacterium genomic DNA carries:
- a CDS encoding tryptophan 7-halogenase — MECDVAIIGGGPSGSTVSTLLKKYNPALRVVVIEREVFPRDHIGESQLPAISGVLNEMGVWDKVEAANFPIKIGASLTWGRDQESWDFDFYDVESFVDEPRPAKFEGQRRSTAFQVDRAIYDDILLNHAKSCGADVLQPARVAKVHVENEGTPIARIESLELESGEQVTARWYVDASGNVGLMRRALGVKVDAPKVLENIAFWDYWENTEWAVKIGVGATRIQIRSLPWGWMWFIPIGPTRTSIGLVCPAAYYKQSGKSPAELYNETARAHPQIEPLIRNATQRGNVESTRDWSYLAKQVAGENWFLVGEAAGFADPVLSAGMTLAHTSSREAAYTLLEIERAEIDADWLRNWYNDKTRANINQHIRFAEYWYASNGCFTDLREHCREIARSAGLRLSPAEAWRWLAQGGFSNQDIRGYKLGSFDIGAARKLVGMFSGEDEKLAVAHQSTLNLNLSGAKDDFGALLQNGRIERIPCWRKGQYILPKTGLHANLVNLLNQTSDSMQMLNLLYSSISSQFPPHQRDRVMLDHVYALESMISTGWVQAKKVPNGRTIDFKSFSLRSSDEGLEALHRRDEREAGKTGNAQ; from the coding sequence ATGGAATGCGATGTAGCCATCATCGGCGGCGGCCCATCGGGCAGCACCGTTTCAACACTGCTGAAGAAGTACAACCCCGCACTGCGCGTTGTCGTGATCGAACGCGAGGTATTCCCACGCGACCACATCGGCGAGAGCCAGTTGCCCGCAATCAGTGGCGTGCTCAACGAGATGGGCGTGTGGGACAAGGTTGAAGCAGCAAACTTCCCAATCAAGATCGGTGCGTCATTGACCTGGGGACGTGATCAGGAAAGCTGGGACTTTGATTTTTATGATGTTGAAAGCTTTGTTGATGAACCTCGTCCCGCAAAGTTTGAGGGGCAACGACGATCCACCGCGTTTCAGGTGGATCGGGCGATCTATGACGACATCCTGCTGAATCATGCAAAGTCCTGCGGTGCAGATGTGCTGCAACCAGCACGTGTTGCGAAGGTGCATGTAGAGAACGAAGGCACGCCGATCGCACGCATTGAATCTCTTGAACTCGAATCCGGCGAGCAGGTGACCGCACGCTGGTACGTTGATGCATCGGGAAATGTCGGGCTGATGCGGCGGGCACTCGGCGTGAAAGTTGATGCACCGAAGGTGCTGGAGAATATTGCCTTCTGGGATTACTGGGAGAACACTGAGTGGGCAGTGAAAATCGGTGTTGGTGCAACACGCATCCAGATCAGATCTTTGCCGTGGGGATGGATGTGGTTCATTCCGATCGGGCCAACACGGACCAGCATTGGTCTTGTGTGCCCTGCCGCGTATTACAAGCAGTCCGGAAAGTCGCCCGCAGAACTTTATAACGAAACCGCGCGTGCGCATCCGCAAATCGAGCCGCTGATCAGGAACGCGACACAGCGTGGTAACGTGGAATCGACACGTGACTGGTCGTATCTTGCAAAGCAGGTTGCAGGGGAGAACTGGTTTCTTGTTGGTGAAGCCGCTGGGTTTGCAGACCCGGTGCTTTCCGCAGGCATGACACTTGCGCACACGTCCTCTCGCGAAGCTGCGTACACGCTGCTTGAGATAGAACGAGCTGAGATTGATGCCGACTGGCTGCGCAACTGGTACAACGACAAAACCCGTGCGAACATTAATCAGCACATCCGGTTTGCTGAGTACTGGTACGCATCCAACGGGTGTTTTACGGATTTGCGTGAGCACTGCAGAGAGATAGCACGATCGGCAGGACTGCGATTGTCCCCCGCCGAGGCATGGCGGTGGCTTGCGCAGGGGGGGTTCTCAAACCAGGATATTCGAGGATATAAACTGGGTTCGTTTGATATTGGCGCTGCCCGGAAGCTCGTCGGTATGTTCTCTGGTGAGGATGAGAAGCTTGCCGTTGCCCACCAGTCAACTTTGAATCTGAACCTGTCCGGCGCGAAGGATGATTTTGGCGCGTTACTCCAGAATGGTCGGATCGAACGCATCCCATGCTGGCGCAAGGGACAGTACATTCTTCCAAAGACTGGGCTCCATGCGAACCTTGTGAACCTGCTCAACCAGACGTCCGATTCCATGCAAATGCTCAATCTGCTGTACTCCAGCATCTCGTCGCAGTTCCCGCCGCATCAACGAGATCGGGTGATGCTCGATCACGTCTATGCGCTCGAGAGCATGATCTCGACAGGATGGGTGCAAGCAAAGAAGGTGCCAAACGGCCGAACCATCGATTTCAAGTCGTTCTCGCTCAGGTCGTCCGATGAGGGGCTTGAGGCTCTCCACAGACGCGACGAACGGGAAGCGGGAAAGACAGGCAATGCGCAGTGA
- a CDS encoding M3 family oligoendopeptidase, protein MPTSTASFVPDSIDATQWSELQPLFRSLLDRDVTSAGDLERWLEDRSDLDATCSEGAAGLYIAMTCNTDKPECADAYTKYVENVQPELTRISFELNKKQAELSEQFGIGDAGFRNGRYVVLTRDIKAEVDLFRDENVPIQTELDKLGQEYQAIVGRMSVEFDGKERTIPQMAVYYESTDRAVREQAWREVAQRRAQDVEPINTIFDKQIKLRDSFSRNAGFKDYIDYTFVAKHRFDYTPDHCKAFHDACEKHVVPFMRDLEKERKQLLGIDTLRPWDLAVDVKGRAPLKPFTDGADLVAKTRAVFDAFSPDLGAMFRELGDNGVVSSRHLESLLDLDSRKGKGPGGYQYMQDKSGKPFIFMNAAGTQRDVHTMVHEAGHAFHSQYCRDEPLVAYRHAPIEFCEVASMSMELLTMPYWKGGDRYFTDETDYMRAKRQQIEGSVTMLPWIATIDAFQHWIYAHPNHTQQERSAYWLTLHKRFGSSADWSGFEQLHETNWQRQSHLFNVPMYYIEYGIAQLGALGLWIKSLEEGERFALDAYARAMRLGGSRPLPQLFEAAGLPFDFGPDIVGRLVDRVRAELSKLPA, encoded by the coding sequence ATGCCCACAAGCACAGCCAGTTTCGTTCCTGATTCCATTGATGCCACACAGTGGTCAGAACTTCAGCCGTTGTTCCGCTCTTTGCTTGATCGCGATGTCACGAGTGCTGGCGACCTTGAGCGCTGGCTCGAGGATCGTTCCGATCTTGACGCCACCTGCTCCGAGGGCGCTGCGGGGTTGTACATTGCGATGACGTGCAACACAGACAAGCCCGAATGCGCAGATGCGTACACCAAGTACGTCGAGAATGTGCAACCAGAGCTGACTCGCATCAGCTTTGAGCTTAACAAGAAGCAGGCCGAACTGTCAGAGCAGTTCGGGATTGGCGATGCCGGGTTCCGCAATGGCAGGTACGTTGTGCTGACGCGCGATATCAAGGCTGAGGTTGATCTGTTCCGTGATGAGAACGTGCCTATCCAAACTGAACTCGACAAGCTCGGCCAGGAGTATCAAGCGATTGTCGGCAGGATGTCGGTGGAGTTCGATGGCAAGGAACGCACAATCCCGCAGATGGCTGTGTATTACGAGTCGACCGATCGCGCGGTGCGCGAGCAGGCGTGGAGGGAAGTTGCCCAGCGGCGTGCGCAGGATGTCGAACCGATCAACACAATCTTCGACAAACAGATCAAGCTGCGCGATTCGTTCTCAAGGAACGCGGGGTTCAAGGACTACATCGATTACACGTTTGTTGCAAAGCATCGTTTTGATTACACGCCCGACCATTGCAAAGCATTTCATGACGCGTGCGAGAAGCACGTTGTGCCGTTCATGCGTGATCTTGAGAAGGAGCGCAAGCAGCTGCTTGGTATCGATACACTCCGTCCGTGGGATCTCGCGGTGGATGTCAAGGGACGCGCTCCACTAAAGCCGTTCACCGATGGGGCCGACCTTGTCGCAAAGACCCGCGCAGTCTTCGATGCGTTCAGCCCTGATCTGGGCGCAATGTTCCGGGAACTTGGCGACAATGGTGTTGTATCGTCACGCCATCTTGAATCGCTGCTGGATCTCGATTCCCGTAAGGGCAAGGGGCCGGGCGGCTACCAGTACATGCAGGACAAGTCCGGCAAGCCGTTTATCTTCATGAATGCAGCAGGAACGCAGCGGGATGTCCACACGATGGTGCATGAGGCAGGCCACGCGTTCCATTCGCAGTACTGCCGGGATGAGCCGCTTGTTGCATACCGCCATGCGCCGATCGAGTTCTGTGAGGTCGCATCCATGAGCATGGAACTGCTCACGATGCCGTACTGGAAGGGTGGAGATCGGTATTTTACTGACGAAACAGATTACATGCGTGCAAAGCGTCAGCAGATCGAGGGATCTGTGACAATGCTCCCGTGGATTGCGACAATCGATGCGTTCCAGCACTGGATTTATGCGCATCCGAACCACACACAGCAGGAGCGTTCGGCGTATTGGCTGACGCTGCACAAACGCTTTGGTTCCAGCGCTGACTGGTCCGGCTTTGAGCAGCTTCACGAGACAAACTGGCAGCGCCAGTCACACCTGTTCAACGTCCCTATGTACTACATCGAGTACGGCATCGCGCAGCTTGGTGCACTCGGTTTGTGGATCAAGAGCCTTGAGGAGGGCGAACGCTTTGCACTCGATGCGTACGCACGCGCGATGCGTCTGGGAGGTTCACGCCCGTTGCCCCAGTTGTTCGAGGCTGCGGGGTTGCCGTTCGACTTCGGGCCTGACATCGTCGGCAGACTGGTTGATCGTGTTCGTGCGGAGCTAAGCAAGCTCCCTGCATGA
- a CDS encoding CCA tRNA nucleotidyltransferase → MSEASLTHADPVQRAEHARGVAVDMVRVLRDAGHIAYFAGGCVRDELLGEHPKDYDIATDATPDRVGELFDGARFVGASFGVVQVRRKGVTVEIATFRTDGSYSDRRRPDEVTFSTPDEDAKRRDFTINAMFLDPLADADISQTQGLASVRGRVIDYVDGLACLRAGLIKAVGLAEDRLAEDHLRALRAVRFAARFAFSIETNTTKAIRDHARDLVGVSRERVGDEVLRMLAHPGRGAAVRIIHELDLVEPVLGVAGTDSQQELVAHLPSDASAITAVAAWLIQLEHIDTTVGTPMIHSTLVVGDDHEVVAQVRESLCLSNDATAGIAELCAIVRNVLSFWERMSVAQRKRLASVGLNRSSPDMPGFAGAMQIVAAMDKAAGTDVASQIETAVRLLASDGVGLSPDPLLTGDHLVAAGFVPGPAFKRALDEVYDGQLEGRVTSQQEALAMGSRML, encoded by the coding sequence ATGTCCGAAGCTTCTCTCACCCATGCCGATCCAGTTCAGCGCGCCGAGCACGCGCGTGGTGTCGCTGTGGACATGGTGCGCGTGCTGCGCGATGCAGGGCACATCGCGTACTTCGCGGGTGGATGTGTTCGCGATGAACTTCTGGGCGAGCATCCGAAGGACTACGACATCGCGACGGACGCAACACCGGATCGTGTCGGTGAGCTATTTGATGGTGCGAGATTTGTCGGTGCGTCGTTCGGTGTTGTGCAGGTTCGGCGAAAAGGCGTGACGGTCGAGATCGCCACGTTCCGCACGGACGGGTCGTACTCCGATCGGCGCAGGCCCGACGAGGTGACGTTCTCAACACCTGACGAGGACGCAAAACGTCGTGATTTTACAATTAACGCGATGTTCCTTGACCCGTTGGCGGACGCGGACATTTCACAGACGCAGGGACTTGCCAGTGTTCGGGGCCGGGTGATCGACTATGTGGACGGGCTTGCGTGCCTGCGCGCAGGGCTCATCAAAGCGGTAGGGCTTGCGGAGGACAGGCTCGCGGAGGACCATCTCCGTGCGCTGCGTGCGGTTCGGTTTGCTGCCCGATTTGCGTTCTCGATTGAAACAAACACAACCAAAGCCATCCGCGATCACGCGCGCGATCTTGTCGGCGTGTCACGCGAGCGCGTTGGTGATGAGGTGCTCCGCATGCTCGCGCATCCCGGACGGGGCGCTGCTGTGCGCATCATACACGAGCTTGATCTTGTTGAGCCGGTGTTGGGCGTCGCGGGAACAGATTCTCAGCAGGAGCTGGTTGCTCACCTTCCATCGGATGCCAGCGCAATCACAGCAGTTGCTGCGTGGCTGATCCAGTTGGAGCATATTGACACCACAGTCGGCACACCGATGATCCACAGCACGCTCGTTGTAGGCGATGATCATGAGGTCGTCGCGCAGGTGCGCGAGTCGTTGTGTTTGAGCAATGACGCGACAGCTGGCATCGCTGAGCTTTGCGCGATCGTCCGAAACGTTCTATCATTCTGGGAGCGGATGTCCGTTGCGCAGCGCAAGCGATTGGCATCGGTCGGGCTCAATAGATCTTCACCCGATATGCCGGGGTTCGCCGGCGCGATGCAGATCGTCGCTGCGATGGATAAAGCTGCGGGGACAGATGTCGCCTCGCAGATTGAGACTGCTGTCCGATTGCTGGCAAGTGACGGTGTCGGGTTATCGCCCGATCCGCTGCTGACTGGCGATCATCTTGTAGCTGCAGGGTTTGTGCCCGGGCCGGCGTTTAAGCGGGCTCTCGATGAGGTCTATGACGGACAGCTTGAGGGGCGGGTCACGTCCCAGCAGGAGGCGCTAGCGATGGGCTCTCGCATGCTCTAG
- a CDS encoding carboxymuconolactone decarboxylase family protein has product MSTEPDKTSQSRREQFHAFRSRLNCRILGDDAARGTRMDGSVPMGATLVTKRFFALDTKTYEPGALDAKMKELLGLVASMVLRCDDCIAYHIDQCITHGATDEELFETFDIALIVGGSIVIPHLRRAVDFLDACRDDPANGSAPTCVRSHE; this is encoded by the coding sequence ATGAGCACCGAACCCGACAAGACATCGCAGAGCAGACGCGAGCAGTTCCACGCGTTCCGATCCAGACTCAACTGCCGAATTCTGGGTGATGATGCAGCGCGTGGCACGCGGATGGATGGCTCGGTGCCGATGGGCGCGACGCTCGTCACCAAGCGGTTCTTCGCGCTCGACACGAAGACGTACGAGCCTGGCGCGCTCGACGCGAAGATGAAGGAACTGCTCGGGCTCGTCGCGTCGATGGTGCTCCGATGCGACGACTGCATCGCGTACCACATTGACCAGTGCATCACGCACGGCGCGACGGACGAGGAACTGTTCGAGACCTTCGATATCGCGCTGATTGTCGGCGGCTCGATTGTTATCCCGCATCTGCGCCGCGCGGTGGACTTTCTTGATGCGTGCCGCGATGATCCAGCGAACGGATCAGCACCAACCTGCGTCAGATCGCACGAATAG
- a CDS encoding PAS domain-containing protein: MRSGSVTSLGPVSPTDLELYGAVPGVAAVARDEQLRVFWCNDAFLALCQRPMEDVIGTTPFDLLPEVVAEERASASRRVMETGTTEVFFQFGADRRFLCTVVVLDASEFGHRGVLALLQTAPCSTLHDPSIPIPVLQTPSLDLFQRLTPREMELLHFIALGETTEDAASTLFRSVKTVEGHLTSIHRKLGTKSRAELVRYLVERGVAAFTREEWMMVVAGAARVKRAGKSNQLALAGAPDETA, translated from the coding sequence ATGCGGTCTGGTTCTGTCACATCACTCGGTCCTGTCAGCCCCACCGATCTTGAGTTGTACGGTGCTGTGCCAGGTGTTGCTGCGGTTGCTCGCGATGAGCAGCTTCGGGTGTTCTGGTGCAACGACGCGTTTCTTGCGCTGTGTCAACGGCCCATGGAAGACGTCATCGGCACGACACCCTTCGATCTGCTTCCAGAGGTCGTGGCTGAAGAACGCGCTAGCGCCAGTCGGCGGGTCATGGAAACGGGAACGACGGAGGTGTTCTTCCAGTTCGGTGCAGATCGCAGATTCCTGTGCACAGTCGTTGTGCTTGACGCATCTGAGTTCGGTCACAGGGGCGTGCTCGCGCTCCTGCAGACAGCACCATGCTCGACACTGCACGATCCTTCAATCCCCATTCCAGTGCTGCAGACGCCGAGTCTTGATCTGTTTCAGAGATTGACACCGCGCGAGATGGAACTGCTCCATTTTATTGCACTCGGAGAAACCACCGAGGACGCTGCGAGCACACTCTTCCGCTCTGTGAAAACAGTTGAGGGACATCTGACATCCATCCATCGGAAACTTGGGACGAAGAGTCGGGCAGAGCTTGTTCGGTACCTCGTCGAGCGAGGTGTTGCAGCGTTCACGCGCGAGGAATGGATGATGGTGGTAGCTGGTGCAGCACGTGTGAAACGCGCGGGCAAATCCAATCAGCTTGCTCTCGCGGGCGCCCCCGACGAAACCGCATGA
- a CDS encoding M48 family metalloprotease, whose product MMRPRGMSKIAPRLIIALVLALVAIVGYMNKSSINPLTGEKQHISLTPDQEIQLGFQAAPQLIAQHHGVARSNPQGQAIVEQVGKKLVGAMQELHAGHENIWPFSFTLLEDDNVVNAFALPGGNTYITEALYNRLETEGQLAGVFGHEIGHVVHRHGAQRIAKQELTQGLTGAAVIAGGSQQSAQFAAMLGNLINMKYGRGDELESDMYGVEIMAKAGYDPRSMVRVMEILAESSGGGSRPPEFASTHPNPENRIQRIREKIKELYPDERVLDAMVQE is encoded by the coding sequence ATGATGCGCCCGCGCGGGATGTCCAAGATCGCGCCGCGCCTCATCATCGCGCTCGTGCTCGCGTTGGTCGCCATCGTCGGATACATGAACAAGTCGTCCATCAACCCGCTCACCGGCGAGAAGCAGCACATCAGTCTGACACCCGATCAGGAGATCCAGCTCGGATTTCAGGCTGCGCCGCAACTGATCGCCCAACACCACGGTGTCGCACGATCCAACCCGCAGGGGCAGGCGATCGTCGAGCAGGTTGGCAAGAAACTTGTCGGTGCGATGCAGGAACTCCACGCTGGTCACGAAAACATCTGGCCGTTCTCGTTCACACTGCTTGAGGACGATAACGTCGTCAACGCCTTCGCACTCCCCGGCGGCAACACATACATCACCGAAGCGCTCTACAACAGACTCGAAACCGAGGGACAGCTCGCGGGCGTATTCGGGCACGAGATCGGGCACGTTGTGCATCGCCACGGCGCGCAGCGCATCGCGAAGCAGGAGCTCACGCAGGGACTCACCGGCGCAGCAGTCATCGCTGGCGGATCGCAGCAGTCCGCGCAGTTCGCTGCGATGCTCGGCAACCTCATCAACATGAAGTACGGCCGGGGCGACGAGCTTGAATCAGACATGTACGGCGTTGAGATCATGGCAAAGGCTGGGTACGACCCACGGTCCATGGTCCGCGTGATGGAGATCCTCGCAGAATCTTCCGGCGGCGGATCACGCCCGCCCGAGTTTGCATCAACGCACCCGAACCCCGAGAACCGCATCCAGCGCATCAGAGAAAAAATAAAAGAACTCTACCCGGATGAGCGTGTGCTTGATGCGATGGTGCAGGAGTGA
- a CDS encoding NAD(P)-dependent alcohol dehydrogenase, with amino-acid sequence MYNVDAYAAQTETSPLAPFSFPRRDPLPNDVQFDVLFCGVCHSDLHTARNEWGGFSKFPCVPGHEIVGRVTKVGGDVSRFKVGDLCAVGCMVDSCRTCHSCKDGLENYCEPGAVFTYNSDDPHGTTAHTFGGYSTAMTINEDFVLRVPENLDPAATAPLLCAGITTYSPLAHWKVTKGQKVGIVGLGGLGHMGLKFAHAMGAHTVLFTTSPGKADDARRLGADEVVISRDPSQMEKQANSFDFILDTVSASHDINEYLNMLHRDGTMCLVGAPEHPHPPLQVMGMIFKRRRLVGSLIGGIRETQEMLDFCAKHNIVSDIEMIRMDQINEAYERMLKSDVKYRFVIDLNSLRK; translated from the coding sequence ATGTACAACGTCGACGCATACGCAGCCCAGACAGAAACATCCCCGCTCGCGCCGTTCTCGTTCCCGCGCAGGGATCCACTCCCGAACGATGTGCAGTTCGATGTGCTCTTCTGTGGCGTGTGCCATTCCGATCTGCACACGGCGCGCAACGAATGGGGCGGGTTCTCAAAGTTTCCGTGCGTGCCGGGACACGAGATCGTCGGGCGCGTCACAAAGGTTGGCGGTGACGTTTCAAGGTTCAAGGTTGGCGACCTGTGCGCTGTCGGGTGCATGGTCGATTCGTGCAGAACATGCCACTCGTGCAAGGACGGGCTCGAGAACTACTGCGAACCCGGCGCTGTGTTCACCTACAACTCGGATGATCCGCACGGCACGACAGCGCACACATTCGGCGGGTACTCCACCGCGATGACAATCAACGAGGACTTCGTGCTGCGCGTGCCTGAGAATCTCGATCCTGCTGCGACCGCGCCGCTCCTGTGCGCAGGAATCACGACGTACTCGCCGCTTGCACACTGGAAGGTGACCAAAGGACAGAAAGTTGGAATCGTCGGGCTCGGCGGTCTGGGGCACATGGGGCTGAAGTTTGCCCACGCAATGGGCGCGCACACGGTGCTATTCACGACATCGCCGGGCAAGGCGGACGACGCGCGCAGACTGGGAGCAGACGAGGTTGTGATCTCGCGCGATCCATCGCAGATGGAGAAGCAGGCAAACTCGTTCGACTTTATTCTGGACACGGTCAGCGCATCGCACGACATCAACGAGTATCTGAACATGCTGCATCGCGACGGGACGATGTGCCTCGTCGGCGCGCCGGAGCATCCGCATCCGCCGTTGCAGGTCATGGGCATGATCTTCAAACGTCGCAGACTGGTCGGTTCACTCATCGGCGGCATCAGGGAGACGCAGGAGATGCTCGACTTCTGCGCAAAGCACAACATTGTTTCTGATATCGAGATGATCCGGATGGACCAGATCAACGAAGCCTACGAACGCATGCTCAAGAGCGACGTGAAGTATCGGTTTGTGATCGATCTGAACTCGTTGCGGAAGTGA
- a CDS encoding O-methyltransferase has translation MDMTPDRWDNTNAYMREVFGKDDDQLATLMDRAIAAGIPAISVSPEVGVFLQMLVSTTNNGMGAMRALELGTLAGYSSTWLSKGLAPDGKLITVELEPKHADFAQSFFDSYGIAQSIELHRGKALDVIDQLNSEFGPASFDVVFADAVKREYPEYVHRAKPLVKVGGLFIMDNALGAGWWIDETPGSNPDRDAADEANRMLANDPDFLTACVPLREGITIAKRIK, from the coding sequence ATGGACATGACACCGGACAGATGGGATAACACCAACGCGTACATGCGCGAGGTGTTCGGGAAGGACGACGATCAGCTCGCAACGCTGATGGACCGCGCGATCGCTGCGGGGATTCCCGCGATCTCGGTCTCGCCCGAGGTCGGCGTGTTCCTGCAGATGCTCGTTTCGACCACCAACAACGGGATGGGTGCGATGCGCGCGCTGGAGCTTGGCACACTCGCGGGGTACTCCTCGACGTGGCTGTCCAAGGGGCTCGCTCCAGATGGCAAACTGATCACGGTCGAACTTGAGCCGAAGCACGCCGACTTTGCCCAGTCGTTCTTTGATTCATACGGGATCGCGCAGTCCATCGAACTCCATCGCGGGAAAGCGCTGGATGTGATCGACCAACTGAACTCCGAGTTCGGCCCCGCGTCGTTCGATGTGGTCTTTGCTGACGCGGTGAAGCGCGAGTATCCTGAGTATGTCCACCGGGCAAAGCCGCTGGTGAAGGTCGGTGGTCTATTCATCATGGACAACGCGCTGGGTGCGGGCTGGTGGATCGACGAGACACCGGGCAGCAACCCCGATCGCGATGCTGCCGACGAAGCCAACCGAATGCTCGCCAACGACCCCGATTTCCTGACCGCGTGCGTGCCATTGCGCGAGGGGATCACGATCGCGAAGCGAATCAAATAA
- a CDS encoding AbrB/MazE/SpoVT family DNA-binding domain-containing protein — translation MIKSLTKHGNSHAIILDRTILDQLGITPETPVQVTVSDGHLTITPVHVGLGTDRVNDLMKKVRNRYSSTLKKLAK, via the coding sequence TTGATCAAGTCACTCACAAAGCACGGCAACTCGCACGCGATCATCCTTGATCGCACGATTCTGGATCAGCTTGGCATCACGCCGGAGACACCGGTGCAGGTCACGGTGTCTGACGGGCATCTGACCATCACGCCAGTGCATGTCGGCCTTGGCACAGATCGTGTCAACGACCTGATGAAGAAGGTGCGGAATCGATATAGCAGCACGCTGAAGAAGCTGGCGAAGTAA
- a CDS encoding type II toxin-antitoxin system death-on-curing family toxin, with translation MTQNRPVRFLSVQDVLDIHQSTIDHEGGANGVRDIGLLEAAVSMPRQAFDGEYLHGSYAAMAAAYLFHIVQNHPFVDGNKRAGFAAAVVFLYANAIEFDAEPDDATDITLAVASGSTTKDELTTWFAQHTR, from the coding sequence GTGACGCAGAACCGACCAGTCCGGTTTCTGTCGGTACAGGACGTGCTCGACATCCATCAGAGCACGATCGATCACGAAGGCGGAGCAAACGGGGTACGCGACATCGGACTGCTTGAAGCAGCAGTATCGATGCCGAGGCAGGCATTCGATGGCGAGTATCTGCACGGGTCATACGCTGCAATGGCTGCTGCGTATCTGTTCCATATTGTGCAGAACCATCCATTCGTCGATGGAAACAAACGCGCGGGATTCGCTGCGGCTGTCGTGTTCCTGTATGCCAACGCAATCGAGTTTGACGCGGAACCTGATGATGCAACCGATATTACACTCGCGGTTGCCAGCGGAAGCACAACCAAGGACGAACTGACTACCTGGTTCGCGCAACACACGAGATAG
- a CDS encoding ABC transporter ATP-binding protein — translation MLRADSINFQYHASTPIVRSLSIALRHGELVCLIGPNGCGKSTTLRLLAGLLTPTSGSISLHDQNVLTMRTRDRAQQIAFVPQRTDLAFSYTTREYVGMGLISLKLTASEREERISSALNAVSLHDADAKPVHELSVGNRQRATLARALAQLGWTAPSTSHAGSMLLADEPTSAMDPYAAEHAMRLLQTLTRSHERGVLVVSHDVSLAVRWADRVIVQDSTGTIALDDTPERVVASGILTEVFGISLNGLVQDGKLLAVAPGSPASASR, via the coding sequence ATGCTTCGCGCGGACAGCATCAACTTCCAGTACCACGCCAGTACGCCGATCGTACGGTCGCTGTCAATCGCGCTGCGTCATGGCGAGTTGGTATGCCTGATAGGCCCCAACGGCTGCGGCAAGTCCACAACACTGCGATTGCTTGCGGGGTTGCTTACACCAACATCAGGCAGCATCTCACTCCACGATCAGAATGTATTGACCATGCGCACACGGGATCGCGCGCAGCAGATCGCGTTCGTACCCCAGCGAACAGATCTTGCATTCTCATACACCACGCGCGAGTACGTCGGCATGGGGCTCATCTCACTCAAGCTGACTGCGAGCGAACGCGAAGAACGGATCAGCAGCGCACTCAACGCGGTATCGCTGCACGATGCAGATGCAAAGCCGGTACATGAGTTGAGTGTGGGAAATCGGCAGCGGGCAACCCTCGCACGAGCGCTGGCGCAGCTTGGCTGGACGGCACCGAGCACATCGCACGCAGGATCGATGCTGCTGGCTGACGAGCCGACCAGCGCGATGGATCCATACGCTGCCGAGCACGCGATGCGATTGCTCCAAACCCTGACAAGATCACACGAGCGCGGGGTGCTCGTCGTGAGTCACGATGTCTCGCTCGCGGTTCGCTGGGCAGACCGAGTCATTGTGCAGGACAGCACGGGCACGATCGCGCTGGATGACACGCCCGAGCGGGTCGTTGCATCGGGAATCCTGACAGAAGTGTTCGGAATTTCGCTCAATGGACTGGTGCAGGATGGCAAACTGCTGGCTGTCGCCCCGGGTTCCCCGGCATCTGCCAGCCGTTGA